One region of Primulina tabacum isolate GXHZ01 chromosome 1, ASM2559414v2, whole genome shotgun sequence genomic DNA includes:
- the LOC142538468 gene encoding uncharacterized protein LOC142538468 — protein sequence MEASSKRLHILGFILILGNPFFNGANAAGECPRSTPDMELMKLIPCLSAALNANAVVSRSCCTQVLKLGKNPKCLCAVMLSNTAKSSGVKLEIAMTIPKRCNIADRPVGYKCGDYILP from the exons ATGGAAGCATCATCCAAGCGTTTACACATTTTGGGATTCATTCTGATCCTCGGGAACCCATTTTTCAACGGTGCAAACGCAGCCGGAGAGTGCCCGAGATCGACCCCAGACATGGAACTCATGAAGCTGATTCCATGCTTATCTGCAGCTCTAAACGCGAATGCCGTGGTTTCTAGGAGTTGTTGTACTCAGGTTCTGAAACTGGGGAAGAATCCCAAGTGTCTTTGTGCTGTAATGTTGTCTAATACCGCAAAGAGCTCGGGTGTTAAGCTTGAAATTGCTATGACCATTCCAAAGAGATGTAATATTGCTGATAGGCCTGTGGGATACAAGTGTGGAG ATTACATACTGCCTTAA
- the LOC142538446 gene encoding uncharacterized protein LOC142538446 isoform X2: protein MEKSKHSGSSSSSFTMDLFGPKESSTSPLLGSIFAPQPTISSKDTSTSTPSLARDSKISKGNNLNNTVEPCYYNSSIYYGAQELYPSTNPNIKKDGGDADPNESNSNCASRGNWWKGSLYY, encoded by the exons ATGGAGAAATCAAAGCATTCGGGGAGCTCATCTTCGTCTTTTACAatggacttgtttggtccaaAAGAGTCTTCGACATCTCCTCTCTTGGGATCAATCTTTGCTCCACAACCCACT ATCTCCAGCAAAGACACATCGACATCCACTCCTTCACTTGCTCGTG ATTCCAAAATTTCAAAAGGCAATAATTTGAATAACACAGTGGAGCCTTGCTACTACAACTCATCCATCTATTACGGTGCTCAAGAACTTTATCCTTCAACGAATCCTAAT ATAAAGAAAGATGGAGGAGATGCTGATCCAAATGAAAGCAATTCTAACTGTGCCTCCAGAGGAAACTGGTGGAAGG GATCACTATATTATTAA
- the LOC142538446 gene encoding uncharacterized protein LOC142538446 isoform X1, giving the protein MEKSKHSGSSSSSFTMDLFGPKESSTSPLLGSIFAPQPTISSKDTSTSTPSLARGNSKNSTTDSKISKGNNLNNTVEPCYYNSSIYYGAQELYPSTNPNIKKDGGDADPNESNSNCASRGNWWKGSLYY; this is encoded by the exons ATGGAGAAATCAAAGCATTCGGGGAGCTCATCTTCGTCTTTTACAatggacttgtttggtccaaAAGAGTCTTCGACATCTCCTCTCTTGGGATCAATCTTTGCTCCACAACCCACT ATCTCCAGCAAAGACACATCGACATCCACTCCTTCACTTGCTCGTGGTAACTCCAAGAATTCAACCACGG ATTCCAAAATTTCAAAAGGCAATAATTTGAATAACACAGTGGAGCCTTGCTACTACAACTCATCCATCTATTACGGTGCTCAAGAACTTTATCCTTCAACGAATCCTAAT ATAAAGAAAGATGGAGGAGATGCTGATCCAAATGAAAGCAATTCTAACTGTGCCTCCAGAGGAAACTGGTGGAAGG GATCACTATATTATTAA